One part of the Sporocytophaga myxococcoides DSM 11118 genome encodes these proteins:
- a CDS encoding Na+/H+ antiporter NhaC family protein produces the protein MRGLFLLIVSFYILPPITSEVYAKTDYKFSAPNYIIGDEFAEIQIVRLNNKGTPDSTFNGKTGFYIDKELKVLEFIKGKALYTTTLFESSEIIFKPQDQTTLYNIKIRHLPDWLSIIPPLLAIALSLIFHEVITSLFLSVFVGVLLLIGFEFSNVIPAFLRVIDSYILEVLRDSKHLSLISFAFMVGGMIALIAKNGGLTGLVNKISGIAHSSRSAQLTTLFLSLSIFFDNYVNILIVGNTMRPITDKYKVSREKLAFIVSTTAASAASLAFFTTWTGAEMVYVHDAASYLRLGNSAFSIFFKSLQYAYYPIFMLILTFVLIVSKKDFNKMAVAEVSARSAGIKNEQNDISIEKNIERDIVEILHPESQNGGKWINAAFPLIVLFFTAIAGLIITGTENIYQKMLGKGIPITSQNLSTVWKHLYDFDNKNISFFPKLGELFGNGDFYIALLWSSFSSLLTAFLLTLLHKNLSLKRTTEIMIHGFRVMLSAIIILIFSWSLAEITEDLHATEYLSSVITGNIKPSLLPIVSFLLAATFAFSTGSVWGAMAILYPLLVPVSWMISASSGLSMSDTESVTYNVISTILSGSVFGIHCSPVSDSTIMSSIASDCNHIQHIKTQLPYAATIALISILVFFFSLINFHWFFNLGLGTVLIILIVKFSGKRVE, from the coding sequence ATGAGAGGATTATTTCTTCTTATAGTTTCTTTTTATATCCTCCCTCCTATAACTTCCGAAGTTTACGCAAAAACGGATTATAAGTTTTCTGCTCCCAATTATATAATCGGTGATGAATTTGCTGAAATTCAAATAGTCAGATTAAACAATAAAGGGACTCCTGACTCTACCTTTAACGGAAAAACCGGATTTTATATCGACAAAGAGCTTAAAGTGTTGGAATTCATTAAAGGTAAGGCTCTGTATACCACCACCTTATTTGAATCCAGTGAAATTATTTTTAAACCTCAGGATCAGACAACATTATACAACATTAAAATAAGACATTTGCCTGATTGGCTGAGTATTATTCCTCCATTGCTGGCAATTGCTTTGTCATTAATTTTTCATGAAGTCATTACATCTCTATTTTTAAGTGTTTTTGTAGGTGTATTATTATTAATAGGTTTTGAATTTTCAAATGTTATTCCAGCTTTTTTAAGGGTCATAGACTCATACATCTTAGAAGTTTTGAGAGACAGTAAACACCTTTCCCTTATCTCTTTTGCATTTATGGTTGGAGGAATGATTGCTCTCATTGCCAAAAATGGGGGCCTCACAGGACTAGTAAATAAAATTTCAGGTATTGCTCACTCTTCAAGAAGTGCGCAGCTTACCACGCTTTTTCTTAGTCTATCCATTTTCTTTGACAATTATGTCAATATTCTCATAGTAGGAAATACAATGAGACCAATAACGGATAAGTATAAAGTTTCACGAGAGAAACTGGCATTTATTGTAAGTACAACTGCCGCCTCTGCTGCCTCACTGGCCTTTTTTACAACCTGGACCGGAGCTGAAATGGTTTATGTCCATGATGCGGCATCTTACCTCAGATTAGGTAATTCTGCATTTTCCATTTTTTTTAAATCACTCCAATATGCCTATTATCCAATCTTTATGTTGATACTAACTTTTGTATTAATAGTATCTAAAAAAGATTTCAACAAAATGGCAGTTGCAGAGGTCAGTGCTCGAAGCGCAGGCATTAAAAATGAACAAAATGATATATCCATTGAAAAAAATATAGAGAGAGATATTGTGGAAATTTTACATCCCGAGTCCCAAAACGGAGGCAAATGGATTAATGCCGCATTTCCGTTAATAGTACTTTTCTTCACAGCTATTGCAGGATTAATTATAACAGGGACGGAAAACATCTATCAGAAAATGCTTGGAAAAGGTATCCCTATAACCAGTCAAAATCTCTCAACTGTTTGGAAACATTTGTATGACTTTGATAACAAAAATATAAGCTTTTTTCCAAAACTTGGGGAATTGTTTGGTAATGGAGACTTTTATATTGCACTACTTTGGTCTTCATTCTCAAGCCTTTTGACTGCCTTTCTATTAACCTTATTACATAAAAATTTATCCTTAAAAAGAACTACAGAAATCATGATTCATGGTTTTCGGGTTATGTTATCAGCTATTATAATTCTGATTTTTTCCTGGTCACTTGCAGAAATCACAGAAGACCTCCATGCAACAGAATACCTTTCCTCAGTAATCACCGGAAATATTAAGCCTAGTCTTCTTCCCATTGTTAGTTTTCTGCTAGCCGCAACTTTTGCATTTTCTACAGGTTCAGTTTGGGGAGCCATGGCAATCTTATACCCATTGCTGGTGCCTGTGAGCTGGATGATTTCGGCATCTTCCGGACTATCAATGTCTGATACAGAAAGCGTTACCTATAATGTAATTTCAACAATTTTAAGTGGTTCTGTATTTGGCATTCATTGTTCTCCTGTTTCGGACTCGACAATTATGAGTTCAATAGCCTCCGACTGCAATCATATTCAACATATTAAGACCCAATTACCTTATGCAGCAACAATTGCTTTAATTAGTATTCTGGTCTTTTTTTTCAGCCTTATAAATTTTCACTGGTTTTTTAATCTGGGACTTGGGACAGTCCTAATCATATTAATTGTAAAATTTTCAGGAAAAAGAGTAGAATAA
- a CDS encoding TM2 domain-containing protein codes for MDTVTKEPPKKSILLLVSFFFGWFGIDRLMLGYKNWWLKLLTFAGFGLWWLADLVMIIFSKLKPVNREL; via the coding sequence ATGGATACAGTGACAAAAGAACCGCCAAAGAAAAGTATTCTTTTACTTGTTTCTTTCTTTTTTGGATGGTTTGGAATTGACCGATTGATGTTAGGCTATAAAAATTGGTGGCTGAAGCTTCTGACTTTTGCAGGCTTTGGCCTCTGGTGGCTTGCAGATCTTGTTATGATTATATTTTCTAAACTTAAACCAGTCAACAGGGAATTGTAG
- a CDS encoding PAS domain-containing sensor histidine kinase produces the protein MKEELVQPITFSYFLNFIKSQFLEKGNNEIKDYFLNKSYDQKRLLTQLILLFKAIKCEGDDFLIKNTIDLLIKSGLTVSETEEFVLRYKKLLIKFICQYTSDSEVISTLLIYLQDAFYLIENDIFRRKPQQNKSEEEIDACLSINKEGKITHWNKQAERLFGYQEQEVIGNSLILLIPERMQQELVENVIASKNKKIKKKDNKDEVKVLNGIFPIKDLSGNHIASGILHNDDVTLQKAEDKLKETRELINQIADSTPNVLYVFDTRYRKIVYVNKAITEVLGYTPEEVREMSAVQIKALIHSKNQINIENWVDMFSEQAKDQILESECRFLNKNGEWRWMNKRETVFRRDEDGLPVLILGIVQDITEQKKAQEKVRKSKSLLLEAQELACLGNWEWDLITNEISFSDELYKMLGFDPMQISISFNDVKNKVALDDWTIFDERAKSLLKTGIPVTFEQKVMKNGQDRYIYIKAKPVFNEKREVLRIHGIAQDITDRKKAEEEIQKANDDLKKAQEELIDNNNLLEARVRERTEELIKKNVALEKINTDLDNFVYTASHDLKAPISNIEGLIASLDLQIDAENDDIKFIIGLMKVSILRFKETIKDLTEISKIQKNFNEDETIVEFEDFLEDIKFTLLEMIVGSEAIIDADFSQCKRISFSRKNFKSILFNLISNAIKYQSAERKPEIFIKSWIEGNFAVISIKDNGLGFEEKDKGKIFGMFKRLHDHVDGSGVGLYIVKRIIENAGGKIEAFSEKGKGTEFKIFFPYKAN, from the coding sequence ATGAAAGAAGAACTAGTCCAACCAATTACATTCAGCTATTTTTTAAACTTTATCAAAAGTCAGTTTTTGGAAAAGGGAAATAATGAGATAAAAGATTATTTTTTAAACAAATCCTATGACCAAAAAAGGCTTCTTACACAATTGATTCTTTTATTTAAAGCTATTAAATGTGAGGGAGACGATTTCCTTATTAAAAATACTATTGATTTACTGATAAAGTCTGGACTCACTGTATCTGAGACAGAAGAGTTTGTTTTAAGATACAAAAAATTGCTAATTAAATTTATTTGTCAATATACCTCTGACTCAGAAGTCATTTCCACATTACTCATTTATCTTCAAGATGCTTTTTATCTTATTGAGAATGACATATTCAGAAGAAAACCTCAACAAAATAAATCAGAAGAAGAAATTGATGCTTGTTTATCCATAAACAAAGAAGGAAAAATAACCCATTGGAATAAACAGGCAGAAAGGCTTTTTGGATATCAGGAACAGGAAGTAATAGGAAACTCCTTAATTCTCCTTATCCCGGAAAGAATGCAGCAGGAACTGGTGGAAAATGTGATTGCATCCAAAAACAAAAAAATCAAAAAGAAAGATAACAAAGATGAAGTTAAAGTCTTGAATGGTATTTTTCCAATCAAAGATTTATCAGGTAATCATATTGCAAGTGGCATTCTGCACAATGATGATGTCACCCTTCAAAAAGCTGAAGATAAATTAAAGGAAACCAGAGAACTTATTAACCAGATTGCAGATTCGACTCCAAATGTTCTCTATGTTTTTGATACCCGATATAGAAAAATAGTCTATGTTAATAAGGCCATTACAGAGGTGCTAGGTTATACCCCAGAGGAAGTCCGAGAAATGTCTGCTGTTCAGATTAAAGCATTGATACACTCAAAAAATCAAATCAATATTGAAAATTGGGTAGACATGTTTTCAGAACAAGCGAAAGACCAAATACTCGAATCGGAGTGTCGTTTTCTTAATAAAAATGGAGAATGGAGATGGATGAATAAAAGGGAAACTGTATTTCGGAGAGATGAGGATGGTTTGCCTGTCCTTATTTTAGGAATCGTTCAGGACATTACAGAACAGAAAAAAGCACAGGAAAAGGTGAGGAAAAGTAAATCCCTTTTACTCGAAGCACAAGAACTTGCTTGCCTTGGAAATTGGGAATGGGATCTTATTACCAATGAAATTTCATTCTCTGACGAATTATACAAGATGCTGGGGTTTGACCCTATGCAAATTTCAATAAGCTTTAATGATGTTAAAAATAAAGTAGCATTAGACGACTGGACTATTTTTGATGAACGTGCCAAAAGCCTCTTAAAAACAGGGATCCCTGTGACATTTGAGCAAAAGGTCATGAAAAATGGACAAGACAGATACATTTATATTAAAGCTAAACCTGTTTTTAATGAGAAACGGGAAGTTCTGCGTATTCATGGAATTGCCCAGGATATTACTGATCGGAAAAAAGCGGAGGAAGAAATCCAGAAGGCAAATGATGATCTGAAAAAAGCTCAGGAAGAACTTATAGATAATAATAATCTTCTGGAAGCAAGAGTGAGAGAAAGAACTGAAGAACTTATCAAAAAAAATGTAGCGTTAGAAAAAATCAATACTGACCTTGACAACTTTGTTTATACAGCTTCCCATGATCTTAAAGCGCCGATTTCAAATATAGAAGGTCTTATTGCCTCTCTTGACCTTCAAATTGATGCGGAAAACGATGATATTAAATTTATCATCGGATTGATGAAAGTTAGTATTTTAAGATTCAAGGAAACCATTAAAGACTTAACAGAAATTTCAAAAATTCAGAAGAACTTTAATGAAGACGAAACCATTGTTGAATTTGAAGATTTCCTTGAAGATATAAAATTTACTCTTTTGGAAATGATAGTTGGTTCTGAAGCAATCATAGATGCAGACTTCAGCCAGTGTAAAAGAATTTCTTTCAGCAGAAAAAACTTTAAAAGCATTTTATTTAATCTCATCAGTAATGCGATTAAATATCAATCGGCTGAGAGGAAACCTGAAATTTTTATAAAATCATGGATAGAAGGAAATTTTGCAGTGATCTCAATTAAAGACAATGGACTTGGTTTTGAGGAAAAAGACAAAGGAAAAATCTTTGGCATGTTCAAACGGCTGCATGACCATGTTGATGGGTCCGGTGTTGGATTGTATATAGTTAAAAGAATAATAGAAAATGCGGGTGGAAAAATTGAAGCATTCAGTGAGAAAGGAAAAGGAACAGAGTTTAAAATATTCTTCCCATATAAAGCTAATTAA
- a CDS encoding DUF4230 domain-containing protein: MKKILIYIFPWFLVLLFGFIIYKTNFKNEEESNEIKTVSSHHLIQERIISLGKLEVVKYYLKDIVEHEVKNPWYLPDPKAVLIASGEVVGCIDLTLIDSTDIKFSENKVSIRLPQPELCYFKINHSDSKVYSIEKGLFQESELIDAAYKEAETHLQKTALQMKIMDQTKENAKLILKPLLEKISEKDVELSF; the protein is encoded by the coding sequence ATGAAAAAGATATTAATTTATATATTTCCCTGGTTTTTAGTCCTTTTATTTGGTTTTATCATTTATAAAACTAATTTTAAAAATGAAGAGGAAAGTAATGAGATAAAGACAGTTTCTTCCCACCATCTCATACAGGAAAGAATAATAAGTTTAGGAAAACTGGAAGTAGTAAAATATTATTTAAAAGATATAGTGGAACACGAGGTGAAAAATCCATGGTATCTACCTGATCCTAAAGCAGTTTTAATAGCAAGTGGAGAAGTTGTAGGTTGCATTGATCTTACACTAATCGATTCGACAGATATAAAATTTTCAGAAAACAAAGTTTCGATTCGTTTGCCACAGCCAGAGCTTTGTTATTTCAAAATTAATCATTCTGACTCCAAAGTTTACAGTATAGAAAAAGGGCTTTTTCAGGAATCAGAATTAATCGATGCAGCCTATAAAGAAGCTGAAACTCATTTGCAAAAAACCGCACTGCAGATGAAGATTATGGATCAGACAAAAGAAAATGCAAAATTGATCCTTAAACCTTTGTTGGAAAAAATTTCTGAAAAAGACGTAGAGTTAAGTTTTTAA
- a CDS encoding class I SAM-dependent methyltransferase, producing the protein MVSNNMSFLSEEIMNDRNINYYNRLGVNTLKELAVKGGFADYPDLWMVNSSLKNAKAILEIGAGYGRCVDFLMKNKFQGQIIALEKSPVLFDYLTETYKNVEVVFGDIKTYSMEGKVDVALWMWSGIIDFSLEEQKNCIQKVEGFLNKGGKLVIDVPKIGFQTFAQHLDKQRLHISNEYGTLDCYIPSFVEVEKIGKEAGFNGAEEIHYKTTTLKERTIYILTK; encoded by the coding sequence ATGGTTAGCAATAATATGTCTTTTTTGTCAGAGGAAATAATGAATGATAGAAATATCAATTATTACAATAGGTTGGGAGTCAATACTCTTAAAGAACTTGCAGTAAAAGGTGGATTTGCGGATTACCCAGACCTTTGGATGGTAAACTCAAGTCTTAAAAATGCCAAGGCTATTCTGGAAATAGGCGCAGGATATGGTAGATGTGTTGATTTTCTGATGAAAAATAAATTTCAGGGACAAATTATTGCCCTTGAGAAGAGCCCGGTTTTATTTGATTATCTGACTGAAACATACAAAAATGTGGAGGTTGTTTTTGGTGACATTAAAACTTATTCCATGGAAGGAAAGGTTGATGTGGCGTTGTGGATGTGGTCCGGTATTATAGACTTTTCATTGGAGGAACAAAAAAATTGTATACAAAAGGTAGAAGGTTTTCTCAATAAAGGTGGAAAGTTGGTAATTGATGTACCTAAAATTGGTTTCCAGACTTTTGCTCAGCATTTGGACAAACAAAGACTTCATATTTCAAATGAATATGGTACTTTGGATTGCTACATCCCTTCATTTGTAGAAGTTGAAAAAATAGGAAAGGAAGCCGGTTTCAATGGGGCGGAAGAAATTCATTATAAGACCACAACACTAAAAGAACGAACGATTTATATTCTTACTAAATAA